One segment of Arcanobacterium phocae DNA contains the following:
- a CDS encoding type IV toxin-antitoxin system AbiEi family antitoxin domain-containing protein, protein MIELENLAMSQWGMFTTAQAQQLGVRRNQISRLRDAGRIEGLSYGVYQYASGNQTSHADVKAAWLSVFPKESAYERLEKPSFDAVISGRTAAYMHGIGDFHASPYTFTLSVRKQTTRDDIRYFRQEIDSKDIILVEHVPVTTLERTIYDLIRLGEDPDLIANMIADAARNDYRFDHERLAYLLKPLAKKHGYATGDGEAFARDLFARNAAEPQFDQGISNLLRSMKVIAEAGKAVQLNSESLHSLMQSVIIFSAAIEAAQKSYAPTKEQMRVIGDCLIQVADAVRLYQMKLTGETRKKDDDD, encoded by the coding sequence GTGATAGAGCTTGAAAATCTAGCAATGTCGCAGTGGGGTATGTTCACTACCGCACAAGCTCAACAATTGGGAGTTCGGCGTAACCAAATTTCTCGACTGCGTGATGCGGGGCGTATAGAAGGGCTATCGTATGGCGTCTACCAGTACGCGTCTGGTAACCAAACCTCGCATGCTGATGTTAAAGCTGCGTGGCTCTCCGTCTTTCCGAAGGAGTCAGCCTATGAGCGACTGGAGAAGCCATCCTTTGATGCGGTTATTTCTGGAAGAACTGCAGCCTATATGCATGGTATTGGGGATTTTCATGCTTCTCCGTATACGTTCACGCTGTCCGTGCGCAAACAAACCACACGTGATGATATCCGTTATTTTCGTCAGGAGATTGATTCGAAAGATATTATTCTGGTCGAGCACGTGCCAGTGACCACTCTGGAACGAACTATTTATGATCTTATCCGGCTCGGTGAAGATCCTGACCTGATCGCAAACATGATTGCTGATGCTGCTCGCAATGATTATAGATTCGATCACGAACGCCTCGCTTACCTGCTGAAACCGCTGGCAAAGAAGCATGGATATGCAACAGGTGATGGGGAAGCCTTTGCGCGCGACTTGTTCGCGCGCAACGCTGCTGAACCGCAGTTTGATCAAGGAATATCAAATCTTCTGCGTTCGATGAAAGTGATCGCAGAAGCTGGAAAAGCCGTGCAACTCAACTCGGAAAGTCTACATTCTTTGATGCAAAGTGTCATCATCTTTTCGGCAGCTATAGAAGCGGCTCAGAAAAGCTATGCGCCAACGAAAGAGCAAATGAGAGTAATAGGGGATTGTTTGATCCAGGTAGCCGACGCTGTTCGCCTGTACCAAATGAAACTGACGGGGGAGACAAGAAAGAAGGACGACGATGACTGA
- a CDS encoding nucleotidyl transferase AbiEii/AbiGii toxin family protein: MTERRYRTARALELAVKESAKKSSQNTNHALEGYYTGRFLERIFSEDPPAFILKGGRGMLARTIDARYTRDTDVVYSGQDLEEALSELERIARIDLDDYLEYIVEPAKPIASNQEYRDGYRVKISVLLGKTKRLNALSIDLVVDRIPVEETDAIEPANRLHIEGIPVFKYRVYPVVHAVADKVCATMQRYEGGRVSSRVRDLVDLIIYLRNEKIDGDALARRIASEARIRRLGTLESFHVPELWFNEYSGNFRKIAKEVKIPAQLQDIATAEELVKTCIDPALAGETVGLVWDPTALQWVEKGSDSENSPSLDLGRGF, encoded by the coding sequence ATGACTGAACGTCGTTATCGCACTGCTCGTGCGCTTGAGCTCGCTGTTAAAGAGAGCGCGAAAAAATCTTCCCAGAATACGAACCACGCCCTAGAAGGATACTATACGGGGAGGTTTCTAGAAAGAATCTTTAGTGAAGACCCGCCAGCGTTTATTCTCAAAGGTGGACGAGGGATGCTTGCTCGTACGATTGACGCGAGATATACGCGCGATACCGACGTCGTCTATAGCGGGCAGGATCTCGAGGAAGCTCTTAGTGAGCTAGAACGGATCGCAAGAATTGACCTTGACGATTATCTCGAATATATCGTTGAGCCCGCAAAGCCGATTGCCAGTAATCAAGAATATCGTGACGGTTATCGAGTAAAAATTTCTGTACTTCTTGGTAAAACAAAGAGACTCAATGCGTTGTCAATTGATCTCGTAGTTGATCGTATCCCGGTTGAAGAAACAGATGCTATTGAACCGGCAAATCGATTGCACATAGAAGGAATTCCAGTTTTTAAGTATCGCGTTTATCCAGTAGTGCATGCTGTAGCAGATAAAGTGTGCGCAACGATGCAACGCTATGAGGGTGGCCGAGTCTCTAGTCGGGTTAGAGATCTTGTAGATCTTATTATTTATCTGCGGAATGAAAAAATTGATGGAGATGCGCTTGCAAGACGGATAGCATCAGAAGCTCGGATTCGGCGACTTGGAACTCTTGAATCTTTTCATGTTCCTGAGCTTTGGTTCAACGAGTACTCGGGAAACTTCCGAAAGATTGCCAAAGAAGTAAAGATTCCGGCTCAGCTGCAAGATATTGCGACCGCTGAAGAGCTAGTAAAAACCTGTATTGATCCGGCTCTGGCAGGAGAAACAGTTGGTTTAGTGTGGGACCCTACGGCATTGCAGTGGGTGGAAAAGGGTAGCGATTCTGAAAATAGTCCTTCTTTGGATTTAGGACGAGGCTTCTGA
- a CDS encoding MFS transporter: MKKASSWQYVSFRRLLGSTLANDVAQSIAYIVVPLTVLANGASASTAGLVTAIVAATGILSQIFSGVIADRFNSGKLIRVSSLIQMSCWVSVALL, from the coding sequence ATGAAAAAGGCTTCATCGTGGCAATACGTTAGTTTCCGGCGCTTGCTTGGATCGACGCTGGCGAATGATGTTGCTCAGTCGATAGCGTATATTGTTGTCCCGCTAACGGTGTTGGCGAATGGGGCAAGTGCGTCAACCGCAGGTCTTGTTACAGCCATTGTGGCGGCAACCGGAATCCTGAGTCAGATCTTTAGCGGAGTTATCGCAGACCGGTTTAACTCGGGCAAACTCATCCGGGTTAGCTCCTTAATCCAAATGAGTTGCTGGGTGAGCGTGGCTCTGTTATAG
- a CDS encoding MFS transporter, whose translation MFFAGGLLLPAFNSLIASYTMTVTPEHLIGRVVAASGVPGMILMPLGSYLGGLMLDSFGIFIALSCASLIAGISVVPLFSSPEFVRMRHIVEPSGDT comes from the coding sequence GTGTTTTTTGCTGGCGGGCTTCTGCTTCCGGCATTTAATTCCTTAATTGCGTCATACACGATGACGGTTACGCCAGAACATCTGATTGGGCGAGTGGTAGCAGCATCGGGTGTTCCTGGAATGATACTTATGCCCTTGGGAAGCTATTTGGGCGGACTTATGCTAGATAGTTTCGGAATTTTCATCGCGTTATCGTGTGCCTCGTTAATTGCGGGAATATCAGTGGTTCCGCTCTTTTCGTCGCCCGAGTTTGTCCGAATGCGGCATATTGTTGAGCCGTCAGGTGACACATAG
- a CDS encoding MFS transporter gives MTTSQTALQQIDSRPLTRHQKSLIALVVAGNISEFFDMFLIGFVVAVLTRPWHLTGFEAGTILACSGLGTVIGAVMWGRLADKIGRKRAFFWCVLMFTMFTLASVFTPERGWIMLAVLRVLVGMGVGGLNIVSISYLQEFVPAKQRGLLAGLASVFIPAGLFLGALAQQIFHDHWRALIALGALPIFLLFWLRKVPESPRYLLSQGRTAEASQALAWALELPASHVGTLPPSSKPHRASYAQVFRRHRRSLTIVALGTFSFILGSATIQSWGQTLLHDGYGLSTTTVASLFMLVSFADLLGRLAAAWVADRIGRRWTLLACGTVGAIGSLIVAWSAFAGTAGSWILFFSGVIIAMGFGDGAFGILNAFGAEQFPNEVRATGLGLGYGIGASAKIIGPMLMGLLIGGSAVRPTVTLNAVVPAFIVFAILLLAGGVIYMFAEETNGRSLDAL, from the coding sequence ATGACTACCTCGCAAACCGCCCTGCAACAGATCGATTCGCGCCCGCTTACGCGCCATCAAAAGTCGTTGATTGCCTTGGTGGTTGCCGGCAACATTTCGGAGTTTTTCGACATGTTCCTCATAGGTTTCGTCGTCGCTGTCCTCACTAGACCGTGGCATTTGACCGGTTTCGAGGCGGGCACGATCCTGGCTTGTTCCGGGCTAGGTACCGTGATCGGCGCGGTCATGTGGGGCCGGTTGGCAGACAAAATCGGCCGCAAACGTGCCTTTTTCTGGTGCGTTCTCATGTTTACGATGTTCACGCTGGCCTCGGTTTTTACTCCCGAGCGCGGCTGGATCATGCTCGCTGTGCTGCGCGTATTGGTGGGCATGGGCGTGGGCGGTCTCAACATCGTCTCGATCTCGTACCTGCAGGAGTTCGTTCCGGCAAAACAGCGCGGTTTGCTGGCTGGCCTGGCGTCGGTCTTTATCCCGGCAGGACTGTTTTTAGGCGCTTTAGCACAACAGATTTTTCACGACCACTGGCGTGCCCTCATCGCCTTAGGCGCGCTACCGATTTTTCTCCTTTTCTGGTTACGCAAGGTCCCAGAATCTCCGCGTTATCTGCTCTCCCAGGGGAGAACCGCTGAAGCCTCCCAGGCGTTGGCGTGGGCGCTGGAACTTCCAGCTTCCCACGTGGGTACGCTACCGCCGTCGTCGAAACCTCACCGCGCATCCTACGCCCAAGTTTTCCGCCGGCATCGGCGCTCGCTCACAATCGTAGCGCTCGGAACCTTCAGTTTCATTCTCGGTTCGGCGACGATTCAGTCGTGGGGCCAAACGTTGCTTCATGACGGATACGGATTATCGACGACGACGGTGGCCTCGCTCTTCATGCTGGTATCCTTCGCCGACTTGCTCGGGCGGTTGGCGGCTGCCTGGGTCGCAGACCGAATCGGGCGGCGCTGGACGCTACTAGCCTGTGGAACTGTGGGTGCGATCGGCTCATTAATCGTGGCCTGGTCAGCCTTTGCTGGCACTGCCGGTTCGTGGATCTTGTTCTTCAGTGGAGTCATCATCGCAATGGGGTTCGGCGACGGCGCTTTCGGAATCTTGAACGCGTTTGGGGCAGAACAGTTCCCGAACGAAGTACGTGCCACTGGCCTAGGCCTTGGCTACGGTATCGGCGCCTCGGCCAAAATAATCGGTCCGATGTTGATGGGATTGCTGATTGGCGGGAGCGCCGTGCGGCCAACGGTCACGCTCAACGCAGTTGTTCCAGCTTTTATCGTGTTCGCAATTTTGCTCCTTGCTGGCGGAGTTATCTACATGTTTGCGGAAGAAACGAACGGTCGGTCGTTGGATGCTCTGTGA
- a CDS encoding fibronectin type III domain-containing protein: MLLRLRKSSRTVMRSGLAIATAGVLLFGTSISSAYASDISAERNAKNVVTASSVDHLQAAKNVRITVDGKKINVTWERPDAFRGEFKVSLMKGEKTLIVRNTLSTQVEFGPDYLEVGQSYHVTIASLDQFNVDAIPGTDVDSGVIKIENDNTTEPIEPPNDGGTTPGDDNPGSGNPPVVSVPSAPINLSARLVKGDTTAIEAFWFEPSEGKPFTNYELTLVGTDGTEKTAQVDMTGSFNEYYKFPDLTPGISYQVKVRAENAAGWGPWTELSKPVVVPADQEAFKMQVDKDGFGVFVHPNGHVATVSWAPTGNEPEHAAYLVRIECAKPKACGAHFKSRVKQFGVHKGDSHWKLADLPEGVFVAQLQLINGDKSSEIITSDAFTVGTPLDVPLPKLNVTPVKDIDPAKSNKFTVSGTGYLGDGAAQGVYVVITELPVWTPGTAPDPNRVKDFVHASWIRPNEMMAGRFTTSFEIPANVFEPGKHYFVGTMAAHALSLTDRSLDQYVNITLKDQVDPAPQPDPDPQPQPDPAPQPQPQPQPDPAPQPQPQPQPDPAPQPQPQPQPDPAPQPQPQPQPDPAPQPQPQPRPQPQPQPQPQPQPDPAPQPQPQPQPDPAPQPQPQPQPQPQPQPRPQPSPDNIHQGNQLAKTGADVIVMAMLSMTMLTAGVATRRYRKIHN; the protein is encoded by the coding sequence ATGCTATTAAGGCTACGCAAGTCGAGCCGAACCGTGATGCGTTCTGGCTTAGCTATAGCTACGGCCGGTGTGTTGCTATTCGGCACCAGTATTTCTTCAGCGTATGCTTCCGATATCAGTGCGGAGAGAAATGCTAAGAATGTGGTGACGGCGTCATCCGTAGACCATCTGCAAGCTGCCAAAAATGTTCGCATTACTGTCGATGGCAAAAAGATCAATGTCACCTGGGAACGCCCCGACGCTTTTCGCGGCGAATTCAAAGTTTCTTTAATGAAGGGAGAAAAAACCCTCATCGTTAGGAATACCCTTAGTACCCAGGTTGAATTCGGGCCAGATTATCTGGAAGTAGGGCAAAGCTATCATGTGACTATCGCATCTCTTGATCAGTTTAATGTCGATGCTATACCTGGCACTGACGTGGATTCAGGCGTTATCAAGATAGAAAATGACAATACAACGGAGCCGATTGAGCCACCAAACGATGGCGGTACGACTCCTGGTGATGACAATCCTGGTTCAGGCAACCCGCCAGTCGTAAGTGTGCCGAGTGCTCCCATTAATTTAAGTGCGCGGTTAGTTAAAGGCGATACTACCGCCATCGAGGCGTTCTGGTTTGAACCTTCTGAAGGTAAGCCTTTCACTAATTATGAGCTGACGTTAGTCGGTACTGATGGAACTGAAAAAACAGCTCAAGTAGACATGACAGGTTCATTCAACGAATACTATAAGTTCCCAGATTTAACTCCCGGAATTAGCTATCAGGTCAAAGTGCGAGCAGAAAATGCCGCTGGCTGGGGTCCATGGACAGAGCTCTCTAAGCCAGTTGTCGTTCCAGCTGACCAAGAAGCGTTTAAGATGCAGGTCGATAAAGATGGCTTTGGTGTATTCGTGCATCCAAATGGGCATGTAGCGACTGTAAGCTGGGCACCAACAGGTAACGAACCGGAACACGCGGCATACCTAGTTCGCATTGAGTGTGCTAAGCCAAAAGCTTGTGGTGCACACTTCAAGAGTCGCGTTAAGCAGTTTGGTGTACACAAAGGCGATAGTCATTGGAAGCTCGCTGACCTTCCAGAGGGCGTTTTTGTGGCTCAGCTTCAGCTTATTAATGGTGATAAATCCTCTGAAATTATAACCTCAGACGCTTTCACGGTTGGTACTCCACTAGATGTTCCGTTGCCGAAGCTTAACGTCACTCCTGTTAAGGATATTGACCCAGCAAAGTCTAATAAATTCACTGTTTCTGGTACCGGATATTTAGGCGACGGAGCTGCGCAAGGCGTCTATGTTGTTATCACTGAGTTGCCAGTATGGACTCCTGGTACTGCCCCCGACCCGAACCGTGTGAAAGACTTCGTCCATGCAAGTTGGATAAGGCCCAATGAAATGATGGCCGGTAGGTTTACTACCTCGTTCGAGATTCCAGCTAATGTTTTCGAACCTGGCAAACACTACTTTGTTGGTACGATGGCTGCGCACGCACTCTCGCTTACTGATCGTTCCTTGGATCAGTATGTCAATATAACTCTAAAGGATCAGGTAGATCCTGCTCCGCAGCCTGATCCTGATCCTCAGCCGCAACCTGATCCTGCTCCTCAGCCTCAGCCTCAGCCGCAACCTGATCCTGCTCCTCAGCCTCAGCCTCAGCCGCAACCTGATCCTGCTCCTCAGCCGCAACCTCAGCCGCAACCTGATCCTGCTCCTCAGCCTCAGCCTCAGCCGCAACCTGATCCTGCTCCTCAGCCTCAACCGCAACCGCGGCCTCAGCCTCAGCCTCAGCCGCAACCTCAGCCGCAACCTGATCCTGCTCCTCAGCCTCAGCCTCAGCCGCAACCTGATCCTGCTCCTCAGCCTCAGCCTCAGCCTCAGCCGCAACCGCAACCGCAACCGCGGCCTCAGCCGAGCCCAGACAATATCCATCAGGGTAATCAACTCGCAAAAACTGGTGCTGACGTTATAGTCATGGCCATGTTGAGTATGACTATGTTGACAGCCGGTGTTGCTACACGCCGATACCGCAAGATTCATAACTGA
- a CDS encoding MerR family transcriptional regulator, which translates to MILYSQQLTKLTGASRKALRLYEDRGLLTAIGRDTNGWRIYTAEHLLRVATIKFLQESGLTLDDIAAVLADSQTSQPWDLAEQRLKARIAEAQEKLAVLQQLKNMRTHDADLPLYSPDISDMLNTLIEQGYPAEMAYRSGRILQFLEITLAPEQWQAILRLGRKEVTNIDDEIITLAREFVDLANVPASSPQIDQWRDKALSYTRAHPETVHTGFNSLGIEQNISTVLDNLWVNGLSPAQLRASAIFD; encoded by the coding sequence ATGATCCTCTACTCCCAGCAACTGACTAAATTAACCGGCGCCTCCCGCAAAGCCTTGCGACTCTATGAAGATCGTGGACTGCTCACCGCAATCGGCCGCGACACCAACGGCTGGCGAATCTATACCGCAGAACACCTCCTGCGAGTAGCAACCATCAAATTCCTGCAAGAATCTGGACTGACCTTGGATGACATTGCTGCCGTCTTAGCCGATAGCCAAACATCGCAACCATGGGACCTCGCCGAACAACGCCTCAAGGCGCGTATTGCCGAGGCCCAAGAAAAATTGGCCGTCTTACAACAGCTGAAAAACATGCGTACCCATGACGCAGATCTGCCACTCTATTCACCCGATATCAGCGATATGCTCAATACACTCATCGAGCAGGGCTACCCAGCAGAAATGGCCTATCGTAGTGGCCGGATCTTACAATTCTTAGAAATTACCTTGGCGCCAGAACAATGGCAGGCGATCCTCCGCTTAGGAAGGAAAGAAGTCACCAATATTGACGACGAGATAATCACGTTAGCCCGAGAATTTGTTGATTTAGCGAATGTTCCTGCTAGCTCACCGCAGATAGATCAATGGCGAGATAAAGCACTTTCTTACACACGAGCGCATCCAGAGACAGTACACACAGGTTTTAATTCCCTTGGCATAGAGCAAAATATAAGTACTGTCCTTGATAACCTGTGGGTCAATGGGCTCTCACCGGCACAACTTCGTGCGAGCGCAATATTTGACTAA
- a CDS encoding MFS transporter produces the protein MTKQYSLEQHNSALPQRTWYAVAYLASNALSILGNSLITVILPVLIIIRLGSPTWAGIIAVATTSAQVCAGFLGGALADRINRRTLSLTADLLSTLSVFTLFVIDWIGLTSALWFITLGILGAFADVPGQTARQALGPQVATSSSIKYETITGYFQTLQGGALIIGPALAGVFLIMPNPSWALLATGICSLLAAFTTALIPYDIGEYESTTQTHNFIGHITTSITLIRKTPLLRFAITFAIGINVLYTVTQSFVLPTHFTLLNQRQYIAWILTAMGGGMMVGGIVYGLLAKKITHSTLFLSATFLSFIGALMMLSLWDLSAVINGAFFLGIAFAIINASATIAIMESLPEGKRGSVMGIILTLILAVYPLGFALATVLYTYSGLTTVRLVLAGGFAVTTAWALMSKQSHALNIAHNTSQPTS, from the coding sequence ATGACGAAACAATATTCGCTCGAGCAACACAACTCCGCACTCCCTCAACGAACCTGGTATGCCGTCGCCTACCTCGCCTCAAACGCACTATCTATCCTCGGCAACTCCCTCATCACAGTAATCTTGCCCGTACTTATCATCATCCGGCTCGGTTCACCGACCTGGGCAGGAATCATCGCCGTAGCCACCACCAGCGCACAAGTATGTGCCGGATTTCTAGGCGGAGCACTAGCAGACCGAATCAACCGCCGAACTCTCAGCCTCACCGCCGATCTCCTATCCACACTCTCCGTCTTTACCCTCTTCGTTATCGACTGGATCGGACTAACCAGTGCACTATGGTTCATCACCCTCGGAATCCTCGGAGCATTCGCCGACGTCCCCGGACAAACCGCTCGGCAAGCTCTCGGCCCGCAGGTGGCCACGTCGTCGTCGATAAAATATGAAACTATCACCGGATACTTCCAAACGTTACAAGGAGGCGCGCTCATCATCGGCCCGGCACTCGCTGGAGTATTCCTCATAATGCCCAACCCATCCTGGGCGCTCCTAGCCACTGGAATCTGTTCCCTCCTAGCCGCTTTCACTACTGCACTTATCCCCTACGATATCGGCGAATACGAAAGCACAACACAAACACATAACTTCATCGGCCACATAACAACTTCCATCACCTTAATCCGCAAAACTCCGCTCTTGCGTTTCGCCATCACGTTTGCGATTGGAATCAACGTCCTCTACACGGTCACCCAAAGCTTCGTCCTGCCCACACATTTCACACTGCTTAATCAGCGACAGTACATCGCCTGGATTCTCACAGCCATGGGAGGAGGCATGATGGTCGGCGGAATCGTCTACGGGCTGCTAGCCAAAAAAATCACCCACTCCACCCTATTTCTGAGTGCTACTTTCCTCAGTTTCATCGGCGCACTAATGATGCTGAGTTTATGGGACTTGTCAGCAGTTATAAATGGCGCATTTTTCCTCGGCATTGCCTTCGCGATCATCAACGCCAGTGCCACAATCGCCATTATGGAATCCCTCCCCGAAGGAAAACGCGGATCAGTCATGGGAATTATCCTCACTCTTATCCTTGCGGTTTACCCACTCGGATTCGCACTGGCCACAGTGCTCTACACCTATAGCGGACTAACGACAGTTAGACTAGTGCTAGCCGGCGGATTCGCCGTCACTACCGCGTGGGCGCTCATGTCTAAACAAAGTCATGCACTCAATATCGCCCACAACACTTCCCAGCCAACATCCTAG
- a CDS encoding MFS transporter, which produces MEAYTGAITSFAVTLFAYELSGSVTAAGGLGTLSSAISYGLAMFGGVFVDSYDRRRLMAIRVSLSLLIWGTMSVLAITGVLSFLIFSVLVCSATVVSGLLGLSGESALWSLVSGENYVTAAGFRWILKSRQMTALTALAVVVNVGIFLLMSSVTLMLLANGTDTTVIGFVVTAQAAGVVLGSPIAAHLTKTIPAGRLLLVTSHQCCFCCPLSLARTSC; this is translated from the coding sequence GTGGAAGCCTATACTGGCGCGATAACCTCTTTCGCTGTTACGCTCTTCGCTTATGAACTATCTGGATCAGTAACGGCTGCTGGCGGCTTGGGAACCCTGAGCTCGGCCATAAGCTATGGATTAGCGATGTTTGGTGGAGTTTTTGTTGATTCGTATGATCGACGCCGACTGATGGCTATCCGTGTCAGTTTAAGCCTGCTTATATGGGGGACAATGAGTGTGCTGGCGATAACCGGTGTGCTCAGCTTTCTCATATTTAGTGTTTTAGTGTGTTCGGCAACAGTTGTTAGTGGGCTACTGGGATTATCTGGTGAATCTGCGTTGTGGTCTTTAGTGAGCGGAGAAAATTATGTAACGGCAGCAGGATTTCGCTGGATATTAAAGTCGCGGCAAATGACAGCGCTTACCGCGTTAGCGGTGGTCGTTAACGTGGGCATATTTTTATTGATGTCTTCTGTTACGTTAATGCTCTTAGCGAATGGGACTGATACTACAGTGATCGGTTTTGTTGTTACGGCACAGGCCGCTGGTGTGGTGCTTGGGTCCCCAATAGCTGCGCACTTGACGAAGACGATCCCTGCTGGGCGCTTATTGCTGGTCACCTCGCATCAGTGTTGTTTTTGTTGCCCATTGTCTTTAGCCAGAACCTCGTGTTAA